The following are from one region of the Candidatus Eisenbacteria bacterium genome:
- a CDS encoding NAD-dependent epimerase/dehydratase family protein, with the protein MTAPRVLVTGAAGFIGSTLVEALLKKDTAVTGVDAFTSNYNPAQKRSNIASALTNPSFRLIEADIRSAPLEPLLEDVTHVVHLAALPGVRASWGDPFRAYAEHNVTATQRLLEALRAHPVERIVVASSSSVYGLPTRFPTPEDEMPRPISPYGVTKLATEALLHAYWASFRLPVVSLRYFTVYGPRQRSDMGIHNFFEAARAGTPVSIYGDGSQTRDFTFVDDAVAATMEALFRPAVPGLVYNIGGGHRVTLHDLLASIELVSGLTIERRLVAPPPGDPRDTSADTSRARRDLGYEPRTDLTQGLRRQWEWHRSR; encoded by the coding sequence ATGACGGCGCCCCGGGTCCTGGTCACCGGCGCGGCCGGGTTCATCGGCTCGACCCTCGTCGAGGCGCTCCTCAAGAAGGACACGGCCGTGACCGGCGTGGACGCCTTCACGTCGAACTACAATCCGGCGCAGAAGCGCTCCAACATCGCCTCGGCGCTCACCAACCCCTCGTTCCGGCTGATCGAGGCCGACATCCGGAGCGCGCCGCTCGAGCCGCTCCTCGAGGACGTGACGCACGTGGTGCATCTCGCCGCGCTCCCCGGGGTCCGCGCGAGCTGGGGCGACCCGTTCCGCGCGTACGCCGAGCACAACGTCACGGCGACCCAGCGGCTCCTCGAGGCGCTCCGCGCGCACCCCGTCGAGCGGATCGTGGTGGCGTCGAGCTCCTCGGTCTACGGGCTCCCGACCCGATTTCCCACGCCGGAGGACGAGATGCCCCGCCCGATCTCGCCCTACGGCGTCACGAAGCTCGCCACGGAGGCGCTCCTCCACGCCTACTGGGCCAGCTTCCGGCTTCCGGTCGTCTCGCTCCGCTACTTCACCGTGTACGGGCCGCGGCAGCGCTCCGACATGGGGATCCACAACTTCTTCGAGGCCGCGCGCGCCGGGACCCCCGTCTCGATCTACGGCGACGGGAGCCAGACGCGGGACTTCACCTTCGTCGACGACGCCGTGGCCGCCACGATGGAGGCGCTCTTCCGTCCTGCCGTGCCCGGGCTCGTCTACAACATCGGGGGCGGGCACCGGGTCACGCTGCACGACCTCCTCGCGTCGATCGAGCTCGTGAGCGGACTCACGATCGAGCGCCGCCTCGTCGCGCCCCCGCCGGGCGACCCTCGCGACACGTCCGCCGACACGTCGCGCGCGCGTCGCGACCTGGGATACGAGCCGCGCACGGACCTCACGCAGGGACTGAGGCGCCAGTGGGAATGGCACCGGAGCCGCTGA